The Beijerinckiaceae bacterium RH AL1 genome has a segment encoding these proteins:
- a CDS encoding hypothetical protein (ID:RHAL1_00885;~conserved protein of unknown function;~source:Prodigal:2.6) → MRPGAMPHDAAMQSLHSVLSALVETDGVFSIEAPQAWSQGRTLFGGITAALCAEAAARAIPDLPPLRAAQLAFVGPASGRIGFKPNVLRRGRSATFVGVDATGEAGPAARALFLYATERDSEVAHDITAMPEAPPPETCPPLFPEGAVRPTFFQNFEVCFVRGTPPVTQAARPTFDLWVRHRDATGVDPLIALLALADCPPPAALAAFSKMAPISTMTWTIDLFHPIPASGWHLLRSTSEQAAHGLSLQAMELWNTDGRRLAVGRQTVALFG, encoded by the coding sequence GTGCGCCCCGGCGCGATGCCGCACGATGCTGCGATGCAAAGCCTACATTCGGTCCTTTCAGCGCTCGTCGAGACGGACGGCGTCTTCTCCATCGAGGCCCCGCAGGCCTGGTCGCAGGGGCGCACGCTCTTTGGCGGCATCACCGCCGCGCTCTGCGCCGAGGCGGCGGCGCGCGCGATCCCCGATCTCCCGCCGCTGCGCGCGGCGCAGCTCGCCTTCGTAGGGCCGGCGAGCGGTCGCATCGGCTTCAAGCCGAACGTGCTGCGGCGCGGCCGCTCGGCGACCTTCGTCGGCGTCGACGCGACGGGCGAGGCCGGCCCGGCGGCCCGCGCGCTGTTTCTCTACGCCACCGAACGCGACAGCGAGGTCGCGCACGACATCACCGCAATGCCGGAGGCGCCGCCGCCGGAAACCTGCCCGCCGCTGTTTCCGGAGGGCGCCGTGCGGCCGACCTTCTTCCAGAACTTCGAGGTCTGCTTCGTGCGCGGGACGCCGCCCGTCACGCAGGCGGCGCGACCGACCTTCGATCTCTGGGTGCGCCACCGCGATGCGACCGGCGTCGATCCCTTGATCGCGCTGCTCGCGCTGGCCGACTGCCCGCCGCCGGCGGCCTTGGCCGCCTTCTCGAAGATGGCGCCGATCAGCACGATGACCTGGACGATCGACCTCTTCCATCCGATTCCGGCGTCGGGCTGGCACCTCCTGCGCTCGACGAGCGAGCAGGCCGCGCACGGGCTCTCGCTGCAGGCGATGGAACTGTGGAACACCGATGGCCGACGCCTCGCCGTCGGGCGCCAGACCGTCGCACTCTTCGGATGA